A single genomic interval of Rhinopithecus roxellana isolate Shanxi Qingling chromosome 11, ASM756505v1, whole genome shotgun sequence harbors:
- the LOC104659274 gene encoding NUT family member 2D-like, whose protein sequence is MASNGAYPVLGPAVTVNPGTSLSVFTALPFATPAPGPAHGPPLMTAGVPTGGPLVLSALPSTSLVAGQDGHGPSGAAASNVFVQMRTEVGPVKAPQVQTLVLTQAPLVWQAPGTLCGGVVCPPPLLLAAAPVVPVMAAQVVGGTQACEGGWSQGLPLPPAPPPAAQMPPIVSSGNAGPWPQGAHGESSLASSQAKSPPDNSCNPKSVYENFRLWQHYKPLARRHLPQSPDTEALSCFLIPVLRSLGRRKPTMTLEEGLWRAVREWQHTSNFDRMIFYEMAEK, encoded by the exons CATACCCAGTGCTGGGACCGGCCGTGACCGTGAACCCTGGCACCTCCCTGTCTGTGTTCACGGCTCTGCCCTTCGCCACACCTGCTCCCGGCCCAGCACACGGGCCACCCCTCATGACTGCAGGGGTTCCTACAGGCGGCCCACTGGTGCTGTCTGCCTTGCCCAGCACATCTCTGGTGGCAGGACAGGATGGCCACGGCCCAAGTGGGGCCGCGGCTTCCAACGTCTTTGTCCAGATGAGGACAGAGGTGGGGCCTGTGAAGGCCCCTCAGGTGCAGACCTTGGTCCTAACTCAGGCCCCCCTCGTCTGGCAGGCTCCAGGCACCCTCTGCGGAGGTGTCGTGTGTCCGCCTCCCCTACTGCTGGCAGCTGCTCCTGTGGTGCCTGTTATGGCTGCCCAGGTGGTTGGGGGCACCCAGGCCTGTGAGGGAGGCTGGTCCCAGGGCCTTCCTCttccaccagcaccaccaccggCTGCCCAGATGCCCCCCATCGTGTCTTCAGGGAATGCTGGGCCATGGCCACAAGGGGCTCATGGAGAGAGCAGCCTGGCTTCCTCCCAGGCTAAGTCCCCACCAGACAACTCCTGCAACCCCAAGAGTGTCTATGAGAACTTCCGACTCTGGCAGCACTACAAGCCCCTGGCCCGGAGGCACCTTCCCCAGAGTCCTGACACCGAAGCACTTTCCTGCTTCCTCAT CCCAGTTCTCCGATCCCTGGGCCGGCGGAAGCCCACCATGACCCTGGAGGAGGGACTGTGGCGAGCCGTGCGGGAATGGCAGCACACAAGCAACTTTGACCGGATGATCTTCTACGAGATGGCGGAAAAGTGA